TCTTCGAACACCCAGCCCGCCCTGCTGACCCACTCGATCGCGGCGTGGCGATTGCCCGATGCGGCAGGCGTGCGCCCCGATTTCGTGGCCGGTCACAGCCTCGGCGAGTACTCCGCCTGTGTGGCGGCCGGCGCGCTGTCATTCGGCGATGCGCTGGCGCTGGTACGGCGGCGCGGTGAACTCATGTACGAAGCGGGGCTCACGAATCCGGGAGCGATGGCTGCGATCCTCGGCCTGTCGGGAGCTGCAGTCGAAGGCGTGTGCGCGGAGGCGGCGGACGCGGGCGTGGTGCGCGCCGCCAACTTCAATGCCCCGGGGCAGGTGGTGATCTCGGGTGAGGTCGCCGCGGTCGACCGGGCGTGCGAGCTGGCGAAGGCGCAGGGCGCGCGCCGTGCCATCCGCCTCGAGGTCTCGGGCGCGTTCCACTCGCCACTCATGGCTTCGGCCGCGCAGGGACTCGCCGAGGCGCTCGACGCCGTCACGATCCACGACGCACGCTGTCCGATCGTTTCGAACGTCTCGGCGACGCCGCAGCGGCAGGCCGATGCGATTCGTTTCGCACTCAAGGAACAGTTGCTCGGCGCGGTGCGCTGGGAAGACACCATGCGATTCCTGGTCGCGCAGCAGG
This portion of the Candidatus Eisenbacteria bacterium genome encodes:
- a CDS encoding ACP S-malonyltransferase, which codes for SSNTQPALLTHSIAAWRLPDAAGVRPDFVAGHSLGEYSACVAAGALSFGDALALVRRRGELMYEAGLTNPGAMAAILGLSGAAVEGVCAEAADAGVVRAANFNAPGQVVISGEVAAVDRACELAKAQGARRAIRLEVSGAFHSPLMASAAQGLAEALDAVTIHDARCPIVSNVSATPQRQADAIRFALKEQLLGAVRWEDTMRFLVAQQATCVELGTGVVLRGLLRSLDASARSANVDDPESLAATLASLGVAGATSSAGGTA